The Kluyveromyces marxianus DMKU3-1042 DNA, complete genome, chromosome 6 genome window below encodes:
- the SDD2 gene encoding Sdd2p — protein sequence MDEELRAIREARLRELKQGGSSSAQGQGGAQAQAQAQTQQILNQILDANAQERLSRVALVRPERVKAVESYLMQAVRSGAIRNKLTENDIVGILESVGRDEQKRNTTRIIFDRREKSALPEDGQSDDDDDFFD from the coding sequence atggatgaagaattaCGTGCCATTAGGGAAGCTAGATTAAGAGAATTGAAGCAAGGTGGGTCCAGCAGCGCACAAGGCCAAGGAGGTGCTCAAGCCCAAGCTCAAGCCCAGACACAACAAATATTGAACCAGATATTAGATGCAAACGCCCAAGAAAGGTTGAGCAGAGTTGCTTTGGTGCGGCCAGAGCGTGTGAAAGCTGTTGAATCGTATTTGATGCAAGCAGTGAGGTCCGGAGCCATTCGGAATAAATTAACCGAGAACGATATAGTGGGTATCCTTGAGTCTGTTGGTAGAGACGAGCAAAAGCGTAACACCACACGTATCATTTTCGACAGGAGGGAGAAGAGTGCTTTGCCAGAAGATGGCCAAAgcgacgatgacgatgactTTTTCGATTGA
- the RCO1 gene encoding Rco1p: protein MTNNMEVTRPKRSTTANVDYDLKKRRIIPSEDRPRRVVSNVSLNSNDNTTSEFAGPVISKDENGNIRFQEPPVHDPVNGMTGSPLSQRPKRASNSDSNNTSATNITNTDTVETPDGNKPVEGSVEGNNGSSSGVEKPKKRKYTKKNKTDVYDALRSKMKDMYEQNLQTNKSNELTKPSDIRSHAHSPSNDNDTASSPQKKNLNQEEGTDVDGLSSDTTARASESASSDFNKAVAMKIVKRMKSIKDKDTKLFGQNDKASHLHIPEIDPDNNKENDDFCSTCHGSGVFLCCDTCPKSFHFACCNPPLDPSNLPEGDWSCDECKFKQLLKSKKNGMLSEKKQRSKFLSEHSKDPGYQLFGALVFDLKRKNPSQFQLPSLIKSTFESVYSGPQGEYRDEHFKENINEKQIFHSAYGQSVTRLDSYQPEHHMKPDTEELLLCYHCGESRMGTWDHPDTQRLIMTCDYCSTPWHLDCLPYPRASLKNLGSKWKCPLHAPLPKSYKRRLARGKQKYILLPVGSKNYGDVEILLDRDSWVVPKVNEQNVALQFLDKVYQAKRVQKYNELYEHSVILDKLMNGGDSNPLLKDLSNLLYFQSSGDLKRLWDFKELCKISEQQLQKEEPKDISEDAEMELLKKLKKLLESKPKEEVIDFFKLDQ from the coding sequence ATGACCAATAACATGGAAGTAACAAGGCCCAAACGGTCAACTACTGCGAATGTGGATTATGatctgaaaaaaagaagaattattCCAAGCGAAGATCGGCCCAGAAGGGTCGTCTCCAATGTATCGCTGAACTCTAATGATAATACTACATCTGAGTTTGCAGGTCCGGTGATTTCAAAGGACGAGAATGGGAATATTCGGTTCCAGGAGCCGCCCGTTCATGACCCAGTAAACGGGATGACAGGAAGTCCTTTATCCCAAAGGCCGAAAAGGGCTAGCAATAGTGATAGTAATAATACAAGCGCTACAAATATCACAAACACAGATACTGTGGAAACTCCTGATGGAAATAAACCCGTTGAAGGAAGTGTGGAAGGGAATAACGGCAGTAGCAGTGGTGTTGAAAAAcccaagaagagaaaatataccaaaaagaataaaacgGACGTTTATGACGCATTGAGATCTAAGATGAAGGATATGTATGAACAAAACCTACAAACCAATAAATCTAACGAACTCACGAAGCCAAGTGACATACGGTCGCATGCTCACTCGCCGAGCAATGATAATGATACAGCATCTTCTcctcaaaagaaaaatttaaaTCAGGAAGAGGGAACTGATGTCGACGGCCTTTCTTCCGATACAACAGCGCGAGCATCTGAATCGGCATCCTCGGATTTCAACAAAGCTGTCGCAATGAAGATAGTGAAACGTATGAAGTCAATAAAGGATAAAGATACAAAACTATTCGGCCAAAACGATAAGGCATCCCATTTACACATCCCGGAAATTGACCCGGACAACAATAAGGAAAATGACGATTTTTGCTCTACTTGCCATGGATCAGGAGTATTTTTGTGTTGTGATACGTGTCCTAAGTCATTCCATTTCGCGTGCTGCAATCCTCCTCTCGATCCAAGTAATTTGCCAGAAGGTGACTGGTCCTGTGACGAATGTAAATTCAAGCAACTGTTgaaatctaaaaaaaatggaatgctttcagaaaagaagcaaagatCAAAATTCCTTTCAGAACACTCCAAAGATCCTGGGTACCAACTCTTTGGTGCTTTGGTGTTCGATTTGAAGCGTAAGAACCCTTCACAATTTCAATTGCCCTCACTAATAAAATCTACTTTTGAATCCGTATATTCTGGCCCTCAAGGAGAATATCGTGATGAAcatttcaaagaaaacatcaacgaaaaacaaatattCCATTCCGCTTACGGACAATCGGTGACAAGGTTAGACTCGTATCAACCGGAGCACCATATGAAGCCGGATACTGAAGAGCTTTTGTTGTGTTATCATTGCGGAGAATCGAGAATGGGAACTTGGGATCACCCGGACACACAGAGATTGATAATGACATGTGATTACTGTTCTACTCCATGGCACTTAGACTGCCTACCATATCCAAGAGCTTCACTTAAGAATTTAGGCTCTAAATGGAAATGTCCGTTGCACGCACCACTACCTAAAAGCTACAAAAGACGTTTAGCAAgaggaaaacaaaaatatattcTACTTCCAGTTGGAAGTAAAAATTATGGAGATGTTGAGATTCTGTTAGATCGTGATTCTTGGGTAGTACCGAAAGTTAATGAACAAAACGTAGCATTACAATTCCTAGATAAGGTTTACCAGGCAAAAAGGGTTCAAAAATACAACGAGTTATACGAACACTCCGTGATATTGGATAAACTAATGAACGGCGGGGACTCAAATCCACTTCTTAAAGACCTATCAAATCTATTATACTTCCAGTCATCTGGCGACTTGAAAAGGTTATGGgatttcaaagaactttGTAAGATATCAGAACAACAATTGCAAAAGGAAGAACCTAAAGACATCTCTGAGGATGCTGAAATGGAACtactaaaaaaattgaagaaacttttGGAATCGAAACCGAAGGAAGAGGTCAttgacttcttcaaactcGATCAATga
- the TTI1 gene encoding Tti1p — MIDEPQNGVSASSGEKAAIFNKLKPICVGLSQITFRKEESSILNDPQLKEHLEELVKQLDSFGNQNSLSAKLGDYVFVPISSMLKTCNSLPDPISVLVFNVLARVIRMCWSAPGAIGKSTFNQLLSVSTFLISPDLENKKLSEKSDEFKMAAIQLLYDLFSTSAFRKWDNGTLPTIAHSNTILLKLLEQGNMNIQLESSRCLQVLFHNINDGEMLSNVVPGNVSTFSKVILKPGLTTHSQVVCEILRTLTVLLVLVYNDSALGVTVEETKDGQNLQVKVTKPGKHRTTKWLTATSLQLKRAFEPVLEKLVKRDNSTINEQLFNSCVTLVNECHNAFFSLKDILLKTILSIPNRDLTTLDAHKDDIARFMRDNNVTINTELQMSSQFNIVNNALQILDGDQIYDLQISRIILNSINESLKSHTKKLDKSKPTDLIKINNVGVNSLISTKSSFGYHGGSNIRNDKYVLPDVSYQTYQQVCDILLKLGSKMNARQLEEQITDLLSEESDVLTHSNHSIWIASNLLMGYQSSDLSACLEIESELTSCQFDVLELANERITTLSNRSEWTPLQRNNICMNLYALKKMIILMGPDFKHEMLDYIYNIIECFANENENVSTLSNEILMHIADQFYHGSMVELISDNIDYIVDGISVRLDNCLFQRAYMVLHVLIKLSGYDLVERLNDILEKLFWMLGYYHGYDDLCVALLNLFAEISFKVQDTFLKSNDSTKQIEIKTWNHDSFKPWGMSNIEQVFDVLDKEKSNPNVESELEPPEQTAEEFFKERLEADSDDEVDEEDYENEISQEEQGAKSDEMKWESPIPKKAYMLLLRFWSYSDRLLTHSSRRVRHKALDLLIILCPLLSTQQAVFLPNVSKVWAVVVQLSITEDLAQVARTYQLLASLVEYTDAFLMKKVLDMWKLFLQRDTLVSRILDNYKRRTGASASASASAAQEQSRSVILNNVPSSNTLLTQAHQKCHVLLVNCMNQFGLQFPDHTAVQMCMCLLPPMSVNGAPPESKHVTNIRLMLAHKRHHHH, encoded by the coding sequence ATGATAGACGAACCACAAAATGGCGTTAGTGCGAGCAGTGGCGAAAAAGCGGCAATTTTTAATAAGTTAAAACCTATATGTGTTGGGTTATCACAAATCACCTTTAGGAAGGAAGAGTCTTCAATCTTGAATGATCCACAATTGAAGGAACATTTGGAGGAATTAGTAAAACAACTAGATAGTTTTGGCAATCAAAACTCACTTTCAGCAAAGTTGGGTGACtatgtttttgttcctaTATCTTCGATGCTCAAAACTTGTAACTCTCTTCCCGATCCCATCTCAGTCCTCGTTTTCAATGTACTTGCGCGCGTCATTAGAATGTGCTGGAGTGCACCTGGTGCGATTGGTAAGAGTACTTTTAACCAGCTACTTAGTGTTTCAACTTTCTTAATTTCGCCAGATTTGGAGAACAAGAAGCTATCTGAGAAGTCCGATGAGTTCAAAATGGCAGCCATTCAACTTTTGTATGACTTATTCAGTACATCTGCCTTCCGAAAATGGGATAATGGTACTCTTCCAACAATTGCGCATTCTAATACAATTCTTCTAAAACTATTAGAACAAGGAAATATGAATATTCAACTCGAGTCATCGAGATGTCTACAGGTGCTATTCCATAATATCAATGATGGAGAAATGCTCAGCAATGTTGTTCCAGGAAATGTTTCTACATTCTCCAAAGTGATTTTAAAGCCTGGCTTGACTACACACTCTCAGGTAGTTTGTGAGATTCTTAGAACATTGACAGTTTTATTAGTATTGGTGTACAATGATTCAGCTCTCGGCGTAACAGTAGAGGAAACAAAGGACGGGCAGAACCTACAAGTCAAGGTAACGAAACCAGGGAAACACAGAACAACTAAATGGCTTACTGCAACGTCACTTCAGTTGAAACGTGCCTTTGAACCAGTACTGGAAAAACTGGTCAAAAGAGACAACAGTACAATAAATGAGCAACTCTTCAATAGTTGCGTCACTTTAGTAAACGAATGCCACAACGCGTTCTTTTCCCTTAAGGATATTCTTTTAAAGACCATACTATCTATTCCAAACAGAGATCTAACAACCCTAGATGCTCATAAAGATGATATCGCAAGGTTTATGAGGGATAACAATGTCACTATCAACACAGAATTACAGATGTCCTCCCAGTTTAATATTGTGAACAACGCCTTACAAATCTTAGATGGAGACCAAATATATGATTTACAAATTTCTAGGATCATTCTCAATAGTATCAATGAATCATTGAAGTCCCATACAAAGAAGTTGGATAAATCGAAACCTACTGACCTAATTAAAATTAACAATGTAGGAGTGAACAGTCTAATTTCAACAAAGTCATCATTTGGGTACCATGGTGGCAGCAATATCAGAAATGATAAATATGTTCTACCGGATGTATCATATCAGACTTACCAACAGGTTTGTGATATACTTCTAAAATTAGGCTCAAAAATGAATGCTCGACAGCTTGAGGAGCAAATCACGGACCTTCTATCAGAGGAATCTGACGTTTTAACCCATTCAAACCACTCAATATGGATTGCTTCAAATCTATTAATGGGCTACCAAAGTTCAGATCTAAGCGCTTGTTTAGAAATTGAGTCGGAGCTCACGTCTTGTCAATTTGACGTTTTGGAACTTGCGAATGAGAGAATAACTACGCTTTCTAATCGTTCAGAATGGACGCCTTTACAACGCAACAATATATGCATGAACTTATACGCTctcaagaagatgattATTTTGATGGGTCCTGATTTCAAGCATGAAATGTTGGACTATATATACAACATCATTGAATGCTTTGCTAACGAGAATGAGAACGTTTCCACACTTTCCAATGAGATTCTAATGCACATCGCAGACCAGTTCTACCATGGATCGATGGTAGAGCTTATATCAGACAATATTGACTATATTGTGGACGGAATATCGGTAAGGTTGGATAACTGTTTGTTTCAAAGAGCGTACATGGTGTTACATGTGCTAATAAAGCTATCTGGCTACGACCTTGTCGAGCGACTCAACGACATATTGGAAAAGCTTTTCTGGATGCTTGGATACTACCATGGATACGACGATCTCTGTGTGGCTCTTCTAAATTTGTTCGCTGAAATATCTTTCAAGGTGCAAGACACTTTTTTGAAGAGTAATGACTCAACAAAGCAGATCGAGATCAAGACGTGGAACCACGACTCGTTCAAACCTTGGGGTATGTCCAACATAGAACAAGTTTTCGATGTCCTAGACAAAGAGAAGAGCAACCCCAATGTCGAATCTGAACTGGAACCTCCAGAACAGACCGCCGAAGAGTTTTTCAAGGAACGACTCGAGGCCGACAGTGACGACGAAGTCGACGAAGAGGACtacgaaaatgaaatctcACAAGAAGAGCAGGGAGCCAAGTCTGACGAGATGAAATGGGAATCCCCCATCCCGAAAAAAGCCTATATGCTTCTTCTCAGGTTCTGGTCCTACTCGGATAGACTTCTAACCCATTCTTCCCGTAGAGTAAGACACAAAGCTCTAGACTTGCTAATCATACTCTGCCCGCTTCTTTCCACCCAGCAAGCTGTGTTCCTACCAAATGTAAGTAAGGTATGGGCCGTGGTCGTGCAGTTGTCCATTACGGAGGACCTAGCGCAGGTTGCCAGAACTTACCAATTGCTAGCCTCGCTAGTGGAATACACAGACGCATTCCTCATGAAAAAGGTCCTAGACATGTGGAAACTATTCCTCCAAAGAGACACCCTGGTGTCCAGAATACTAGACaactacaaaagaagaaccgGCGCGAGCGCGAGCGCTAGTGCTAGCGCCGCACAGGAACAATCACGCAGCGTGATCCTAAACAACGTCCCCTCGTCTAACACACTACTCACGCAAGCGCACCAAAAATGCCACGTCTTGCTCGTAAACTGCATGAACCAATTCGGTCTGCAGTTCCCAGACCATACCGCTGTGCAGATGTGCATGTGTCTTCTACCACCAATGTCCGTCAACGGTGCACCTCCAGAATCTAAGCACGTGACTAACATTCGTCTCATGCTAGCCCACAAGCGCCATCACCACCACTAG
- the PDS5 gene encoding sister chromatid cohesion factor PDS5 has translation MQELEFNKSIIPSLEEPFSSAEQIERLSELHEELSGLTQGSVKLDSLESYKNDLINKKILKHKDPGIRALSACCLSDIMRLYAPDAPFTEKELCDIFKLFFSQFRLLRDPDNGNFIQQTYLITRLLECRSIVLITDLPPSKRFVEELFQIFYEKDNNQFPSKLWKIIGGLLTEVVSECETLSMDVLRLIFNAFLNHESKENNSLKGLALNKDSSFEFSLIICESASNRLGRHFSKFYSEILYGITNENEGIQSVLDPSYRTLTKLHKLTSYVWQYSPELVHSVIGFVYQELCSDNVPLRISATSLVTDILTHQSTINFVTTHNDTFQIWLSKMADISPKVRVQWAKSVSKIISCRDDISEDIAKGLAKTLLDTDDTVRLQSVRSLAQIPSDIVWARLRVDTIFKELLHLIRDKIKEVREESLVYLCKFYDDSLKENLYPLNQSRKNSKELWDVIKQIPSHVFNLYYINDSNINMQVDLMIFNKLLSLELDENERNTRLIDLVIGLDNKALASFFAFNNRQVQVNKAMNKLFELNGEKLEKLISWLGSTLPSQLANDAIINKFLELKDSRISHLIKVSINQETNYPTLKNSLQELKIRLEDPDLFKKRGIRFGTSFSRENFNTTILLLAYRASPFIYNVSGISFLLNSKKDDDEEYNKALTKIVQNISEVNPLLFKSEISSLTTLVTDNSTESDVGKQEQLKTLYKIFKALPNEVKMEDGYLMAKLEDFALKGNVAESKYAIKILALIPDKDKKEKILSSLRSSALPLEFPTHSKHLLCNSLVILSQLFKVDFNLLKDDCNEITTFILRDLLVTNEFFKDIIEGEDTVEWIDDTQLLNKKEWAISTKLLCLELLTNRMISEAQASETVDSSLETIFHKILKLFLYFVSNGGEVINPENETKYPTPVSYQRRIRCQAGLQILKLAKVAKFNKWIESKFIFKLINLVEDESFPVRYKFVNKLKNYISEEAISIKFIPLPFFMPFEPDVKFKTDAKIWINFTFQKESATRGAIFERSLPRLLHCIAHHPDIEDNVTTDANEEEFMTACNAAIDYVLFYLDTVLKPENINLLYYLTGRVKQYRDLLEDNPTCIYVISELVQMILKELKQMKNLNLSEYPGRLNLPSDLFVPFENAKLAQANTFKTFIKDEFAKKLEQRIKLKCSKMIHGSSTTIKQKRQQRQLTSEYQQPSPSKKRKHHVTESDSESDEDSYSDKNVYPSPLKSGRQRKSSRTRNTVNYNEEDDENEEIVL, from the coding sequence ATGCAGGAATTAGAATTCAACAAGTCTATTATTCCTAGTTTGGAAGAACCGTTCTCTTCGGCTGAACAGATCGAAAGGTTAAGCGAACTGCACGAGGAGTTATCAGGTCTTACACAAGGGAGTGTAAAGTTGGATAGCCTTGAATCGTATAAGAATGATCTGATtaataaaaagatattgaagCACAAAGATCCAGGAATCAGAGCACTAAGCGCATGTTGTCTTAGCGACATTATGAGGCTCTATGCCCCAGATGCTCCATTCACAGAGAAGGAACTTTGCGATATATTTAAGTTATTCTTCTCACAGTTCAGGCTTTTGAGAGATCCAGACAATGGGAATTTTATTCAACAAACATATTTGATTACCAGACTTTTAGAATGTAGATCTATTGTGCTGATAACAGATCTTCCACCATCTAAAAGATTCGTCGAGGAGCTGTTTCAAATATTCTACGAGAAAGATAACAACCAATTTCCCTCCAAGCTTTGGAAGATTATTGGTGGGCTGTTGACAGAAGTTGTTTCCGAGTGTGAGACATTATCAATGGACGTTCTTAGACTAATATTCAATGCATTTTTGAACCATGAATCTAAGGAAAACAACTCATTAAAGGGACTTGCTCTCAATAAAGATTCATCCTTTGAGTTCTCGCTTATAATATGCGAATCAGCCAGCAATAGATTGGGAAGACATTTTTCCAAGTTCTATTCAGAAATTCTGTACGGGATCACCAACGAGAACGAGGGCATTCAATCTGTTCTTGATCCATCATACAGAACCCTAACAAAATTACATAAGCTGACATCATACGTGTGGCAATATTCACCAGAACTCGTTCATTCCGTCATAGGGTTTGTGTATCAAGAGCTCTGTTCAGATAATGTTCCCTTGAGGATCTCTGCTACAAGCCTTGTAACCGACATTCTTACACACCAATCTACCATCAATTTTGTGACTACACATAACGATACATTCCAGATTTGGCTATCTAAGATGGCAGATATCAGTCCAAAAGTTAGGGTACAATGGGCCAAGTCTGTATCTAAAATTATCTCCTGCCGGGATGATATCAGCGAGGATATTGCAAAAGGCTTAGCAAAAACTTTGCTTGATACAGATGACACAGTTCGTTTACAATCCGTAAGATCATTAGCACAAATACCCTCCGATATAGTATGGGCTAGACTAAGAGTTGATACCATATTCAAGGAATTGTTACATCTGATTCGGGACAAGATCAAGGAAGTAAGAGAAGAATCTCTCGTTTACTTATGTAAATTCTATGATGACTCgttaaaagaaaatctTTATCCTTTGAATCAATCAAGGAAAAATAGCAAAGAGCTTTGGGATGTTATCAAACAGATACCATCGCATGTTTTCAATCTTTACTATATCAACGATTCCAATATTAATATGCAAGTTGATCTCATGATATTCAATAAGCTTCTCAGTTTAGAGCTTGACGagaatgaaagaaatacCAGACTAATCGATCTAGTTATCGGTCTTGATAATAAAGCTCTCGCATCATTCTTTGCATTCAACAATCGTCAAGTCCAGGTAAATAAAGCAATGAATAAATTGTTCGAGTTAAATGGCGAAAAACTCGAGAAGCTAATAAGTTGGTTGGGATCAACTCTGCCATCGCAATTGGCGAATGATGCTATAATAAACAAATTTTTAGAGTTAAAAGACTCTAGAATCAGCCATTTGATCAAAGTGTCTATCAATCAAGAGACAAATTACCcaactttgaagaactctttACAGGAACTAAAAATCAGGCTGGAAGACCCTGAtttattcaagaaaagaggCATTCGTTTCGGGACGTCTTTTAGCAGGGAAAATTTCAACACTACAATACTTCTACTTGCTTACAGAGCTTCTCCTTTCATATACAATGTGTCAGGAATATCGTTTTTATTGAATAGtaaaaaagatgatgacgaagaatACAATAAGGCGCTTACTAAGATAGTTCAAAACATTTCTGAGGTGAATCCATTGTTGTTCAAGAGCGAAATTAGTTCATTAACAACTTTGGTAACGGATAATTCCACTGAATCTGACGTTGGTAAACAGgaacaattgaaaacaTTGTACAAAATTTTCAAGGCGCTTCCGAATGAGGTCAAAATGGAAGATGGTTACCTAATGGCTAAGTTAGAGGATTTTGCATTAAAAGGTAATGTTGCCGAAAGCAAATACGcaataaaaatattggCTTTAATTCCTGACAAAGataaaaaggaaaaaatacTCTCGTCATTAAGGAGTTCCGCTCTTCCTCTGGAATTTCCTACTCACTCTAAACATTTACTATGCAACAGTCTAGTCATTCTTTCccaacttttcaaagtaGACTTCAATCTCCTCAAAGACGATTGTAATGAAATCACAACATTTATATTAAGAGATTTACTTGTCACGAATgagttcttcaaagatataATTGAAGGCGAAGATACTGTCGAATGGATCGACGATACTCAGTTGTTAAACAAAAAGGAGTGGGCTATCTCTACGAAACTACTATGCTTGGAATTACTTACGAATCGAATGATATCGGAAGCACAAGCTAGCGAAACTGTAGACAGCTCTTTGGAAACGATTTTCCATAAAATTTTaaaactctttctttacTTCGTTTCCAATGGTGGGGAAGTCATTAATCcagaaaatgaaacaaaatatcCAACCCCAGTCTCTTATCAACGTAGAATACGTTGCCAGGCGGGATTACAAATATTAAAGTTGGCAAAAGTCGCAAAATTCAATAAATGGATAGAATCAAAGTTCATCTTCAAGTTAATTAATTTGgttgaagatgaaagtTTCCCAGTGAGATACAAATTTGTCAATAAGTTAAAGAACTATATCTCAGAAGAGGCAATAAGCATAAAATTTATTCCCCTACCTTTCTTCATGCCATTTGAACCTGATGTAAAATTCAAAACTGATGCAAAAATTTGGATCAACTTTACcttccaaaaagaaagcgCAACTAGAGGCGCTATATTTGAACGTAGCCTTCCAAGACTATTACACTGTATTGCCCATCATCCTGATATTGAAGACAATGTTACAACTGATGctaatgaagaagagttcaTGACAGCTTGTAATGCTGCTATTGACTATGTTCTTTTCTACCTGGACACTGTATTAAAACCAGAAAATATCAATCTTCTCTATTATTTAACAGGGAGAGTGAAACAATACAGAGACTTGCTAGAAGATAATCCAACTTGTATTTATGTTATTAGCGAACTGGTTCAAATGATATTAAAGGAACTGAAACAAATGAAAAACTTAAACTTATCTGAGTATCCTGGAAGACTAAATCTACCAAGCGATCTCTTTGTACCTTTTGAGAACGCCAAACTAGCACAAGCAAACACTTTCAAAACATTCATAAAAGACGAATTTGCGAAAAAGCTTGAACAGAGaataaaactaaaatgCAGTAAAATGATTCAtggttcttcaacaacgattaaacaaaaaaggCAACAAAGACAATTAACCAGCGAATACCAACAGCCATCTCCATCtaagaaaaggaaacatCATGTTACTGAAAGTGACAGTGaaagtgatgaagattCTTACAGCGATAAAAATGTTTATCCAAGCCCCCTAAAGAGTGGCAGGCAAAGGAAAAGCTCGCGTACTAGAAACACAGTTAACTATAATgaagaggatgatgagAACGAGGAAATTGTCTTATGA